A single genomic interval of Eleutherodactylus coqui strain aEleCoq1 chromosome 3, aEleCoq1.hap1, whole genome shotgun sequence harbors:
- the LOC136619667 gene encoding protein kinase C delta type-like has product MIRMCGSLDINHVRFYTAEIACGLQFLHRRYIIHRDIKPANIMLDGDGHIRLIDLGLAQDGVVPSKKISGVTGTYRFMAPEVLRKKDYDAAVDWWSLGIVVSCMATGQSPFYQGSSRRKIIKSIKRKKPKFPSWLDADVKHLVKRLLRKKPKKRLGVHKNIRGHRFFNTIDWEELELRRAEPPFKPFSRVPRNRDLPWPKDRTPLHPVDGFSYTSPSWTRMMRRIQ; this is encoded by the exons atgatcaggatgtgcggcagcttggacatcaatcatgtgag attctacacagcggagattgcatgcggcctccagttcctgcaccgacgctACATCATCCACCG tgacataaagccggcgaacatcatgctggacggagatggacacatccgcctgattgacctggggctggcccaagatgGCGTTGTCCCGTCTAAGAAGATCAGCGGAGTGACGGGCACATATcgattcatggccccagaggtgcttcgtAAGAAAGACTATGACGCAGCAgttgactggtggagcctggggattgtcgtatcctgcatggcgacaggacagtcccctttctaccaaggctcctccaggaggaagatcatcaagtccatcaaaagaaagaagccaaaattcccatcttggctggatgctgacgtaaagcatcttgtgaagagactgctgcgaaagaagcctaagaagaggctgggtgtccacAAGAACATCAGAGGTCACCGCTTCTTCAATACCATAGATTGGGAGGAGCTGGAACTGAGAAGGGCAGAGCCGCCATTCAAGCCCTTCAGCAGAGTTCCCAGGAATCGAGACCTTCCGTGGCCGAAGGATAGGACACCCCTTCACCCCGTAGAtggattctcgtacacttcaccaagctggacccg